A single Arachnia propionica DNA region contains:
- a CDS encoding ATP-binding protein encodes MEYLPRTVDLELDELLPLAPAIAIDGPKGVGKTDTARRRATTTWLLDDEDQRRIAAADFGLTAVPAGTLLLDEWQKLPQVWDSVRRRVDSGAPPGSYLLTGSATPTDAAGTHSGAGRILSLRMRPMALPERGRATPTVSLARLLEGGRDPVGGDSGYGLTDYADAIVASGFPGIMNAPSRLRRGLLDAYLQRIIDRDLPDHGFAVRHPETLRRWLATYAAASSTTTSYSRMLDATTGGDGAQPAHTTTIVYRDLLTRLWILDPVPGWLPANNPIRRLQQAPKHQLADPALAARLLGLSSSSLLNASGAHMMGPLFESLATLTVRVAAQAAEARVYHMRTQGGRHEVDLVVEGADGQIVGIEVKLAAAVGDSDAKHLIWLRDQIPDRVADLVVVTTGKAAYRRPDGVAVVPLALLGPDVSRCC; translated from the coding sequence ATGGAGTACCTACCCAGGACGGTGGATCTGGAGTTGGACGAGCTGTTGCCGCTCGCTCCCGCCATTGCGATCGACGGCCCCAAGGGAGTGGGGAAGACGGACACCGCCCGGCGGCGCGCCACCACCACGTGGCTGCTGGACGACGAGGACCAGCGGCGGATTGCCGCAGCGGATTTCGGACTGACGGCGGTGCCGGCGGGAACGCTGCTCCTCGACGAGTGGCAGAAACTGCCCCAGGTGTGGGATTCGGTGCGACGACGTGTCGACTCCGGCGCCCCGCCCGGAAGCTACCTCCTCACCGGATCCGCCACACCGACGGACGCCGCCGGAACCCACAGCGGAGCGGGACGGATCCTGTCGCTGCGGATGCGTCCCATGGCGTTGCCGGAACGCGGACGTGCCACACCGACGGTGTCGCTGGCGCGGCTCCTCGAGGGCGGTCGCGATCCGGTGGGCGGGGACAGCGGATACGGGCTCACCGATTACGCCGACGCGATCGTCGCCAGCGGATTCCCCGGGATCATGAACGCGCCCTCGCGCCTGCGCCGGGGACTGCTGGACGCCTACCTGCAACGCATCATCGACCGCGACCTGCCCGACCACGGCTTCGCGGTGCGACATCCGGAGACGCTGCGTCGCTGGCTTGCGACCTACGCCGCGGCGTCCTCGACCACCACCTCCTACTCACGGATGCTGGACGCCACCACCGGAGGCGACGGGGCACAGCCGGCCCACACCACGACCATCGTGTACCGGGACCTCCTCACCCGCCTGTGGATACTGGATCCGGTGCCCGGCTGGCTGCCCGCGAACAACCCGATCCGGCGGCTCCAGCAGGCCCCCAAACACCAACTCGCCGACCCCGCCCTGGCGGCCCGGCTGCTGGGTCTGTCGTCGTCCTCCCTGCTCAACGCGTCGGGGGCACACATGATGGGGCCGCTGTTCGAGTCGCTCGCGACGCTGACGGTGCGCGTCGCGGCGCAGGCCGCCGAGGCGCGGGTGTACCACATGCGCACCCAGGGCGGACGACACGAGGTGGACCTCGTCGTCGAAGGAGCGGACGGGCAGATCGTGGGAATCGAGGTGAAACTCGCGGCCGCGGTGGGCGATTCGGACGCGAAGCATCTCATCTGGCTGCGCGACCAGATCCCAGACCGGGTGGCCGACCTGGTGGTCGTCACGACGGGCAAGGCCGCCTACCGGCGTCCCGACGGGGTGGCGGTGGTGCCGCTGGCCCTCCTCGGGCCGGATGTCTCGAGGTGCTGCTAG